From a region of the bacterium genome:
- a CDS encoding sugar phosphate isomerase/epimerase, giving the protein MKKLWHWAATASVLLNKSHEEIISLCNYANIPSMEAHWSFVDGKTEEEIKSIRTLYEASSVKLETFHLPYSQSDDVSSFYETIRLEATERIASYIKKASMLGSRAVILHPTNNSYSVEVEGIDRYISQLSKSFETLLPLAEKEGIVIAVENTLPGPTSIRWGSKPEHFELFVKKFSHPSFGLCLDTGHASVCKGPEGPAIFLKAMAPRLVALHLQDNAGDRDSHLAPGKGLINWKTFFQGLVSIKYPYSATIEAAPFSFGPNNTHSIDAWKEMIEDTDELLEKNL; this is encoded by the coding sequence ATGAAAAAATTATGGCACTGGGCAGCAACTGCTTCAGTTTTATTAAATAAATCTCACGAAGAGATTATCTCGTTATGTAACTATGCAAACATACCTTCAATGGAAGCCCATTGGTCTTTTGTTGATGGAAAAACAGAAGAAGAAATCAAAAGTATCCGGACTCTTTACGAAGCATCTTCTGTGAAACTGGAAACTTTTCATCTACCTTATTCTCAGAGTGACGATGTATCTTCTTTTTATGAAACTATACGATTAGAAGCAACAGAAAGAATTGCATCTTATATAAAAAAAGCTTCTATGCTTGGGAGTAGGGCGGTTATATTACACCCTACAAACAATAGTTATAGTGTTGAAGTTGAGGGGATAGATAGATATATTTCTCAACTGTCTAAAAGTTTTGAAACTCTACTACCATTAGCTGAAAAAGAAGGTATTGTTATAGCAGTTGAAAACACATTGCCAGGTCCTACCTCAATTAGATGGGGTTCAAAACCAGAACATTTTGAGTTGTTTGTAAAGAAATTCTCTCACCCCAGTTTTGGGTTATGCCTTGACACAGGGCACGCTTCAGTTTGTAAAGGACCAGAAGGCCCCGCTATCTTTTTAAAAGCAATGGCTCCACGTCTTGTAGCGTTACACCTTCAAGATAACGCAGGCGATAGAGATTCGCATCTTGCTCCTGGAAAAGGGCTTATCAATTGGAAAACTTTTTTTCAAGGTCTGGTATCAATAAAATACCCTTATTCTGCAACTATTGAAGCCGCACCTTTTAGTTTTGGGCCAAACAATACTCACAGTATTGATGCCTGGAAAGAAATGATAGAAGATACAGATGAGTTGTTAGAAAAAAATCTGTAA